From the genome of Nocardia sp. NBC_01503, one region includes:
- a CDS encoding enoyl-CoA hydratase has translation MPAEDPAFVLVEKPRPGIALVTLNRPERMNAMAFDVMIPLRETLEAVAADNEVRVVVLTGAGHGFCSGADLQHAGRVPGVEGLTKTTVARRSMELLNNVMLTIRRMHQPVISAINGAAIGGGFCLAVGTDIRIASEDAYFRAAGINNGLTSAELGISYLLPRVVGTTRAFEIMLTGRDVDAAEAERIGIVSRVVPTDKLLEAAYDTADQIIRWSRVGTELTKRMLWSGLEAGSFESHMQHEGTAQLYVRLTTENFDEAIRARRDRRPPLFED, from the coding sequence ATGCCCGCAGAGGATCCCGCATTCGTTCTCGTCGAGAAACCGCGTCCGGGAATCGCCCTGGTCACCCTCAACCGCCCCGAGCGGATGAACGCCATGGCCTTCGACGTCATGATCCCGCTGCGCGAAACCCTCGAGGCGGTAGCCGCCGACAATGAGGTCCGCGTGGTCGTGCTCACCGGCGCGGGACACGGCTTCTGCTCCGGCGCGGATCTCCAGCACGCGGGCCGCGTGCCCGGTGTCGAGGGCCTGACCAAGACCACGGTCGCCCGCCGGTCGATGGAGCTGCTGAACAATGTCATGCTGACCATCCGCCGCATGCATCAGCCGGTGATCAGCGCGATCAACGGCGCGGCCATCGGCGGCGGCTTCTGCCTGGCGGTAGGCACGGATATTCGGATCGCCTCCGAGGACGCCTACTTCCGGGCCGCCGGCATCAACAACGGCCTCACCTCGGCCGAACTCGGCATCAGCTATCTGCTGCCCCGCGTGGTAGGCACCACCCGCGCCTTCGAAATCATGCTCACGGGTCGTGACGTGGACGCCGCCGAAGCCGAACGCATCGGCATAGTCTCGCGCGTAGTCCCCACCGACAAACTCCTGGAAGCCGCCTACGACACGGCCGACCAGATCATCCGCTGGAGTCGAGTCGGCACCGAACTCACCAAGCGCATGCTGTGGAGCGGCCTGGAAGCGGGCAGCTTCGAATCCCATATGCAACACGAGGGCACGGCTCAGCTCTACGTCCGCCTCACCACCGAAAACTTCGACGAGGCCATCAGGGCCCGCCGCGACCGCCGCCCTCCACTTTTCGAAGACTGA
- a CDS encoding YhgE/Pip family protein, which yields MADKSKSLPARIGAKIRRPTGAKLTQSLIVLVLVVPTLVSAVYMWIMWDPELYLKHVPVAIATDDTGAVTDGRTQNMGAEILDNLATGGELEFHRVSSAEADRGLRENRYAFAVVIPADFTRNVLTVTDPQPKQARISVLYNDFNGTLGPAVANSVIAEAQREITKTIGRGYAGQILVGVNSLGSGLGDAAQGTTQLALGVGQLADGSGQLTAGLHSAATGAAQLATGTADLHTGATQLAAGAGELVTGTNQLGTGAVQIRDGVDQILTPLLDLAKPAGTLADSLEPLLERLQADPATADAATQLKSLLDQLSSTNPDSLVGQLNQLHDGTAELARQLTDPKADYLSGVLALAEGTGQLRDGATQLATGAGELSTGLGQLDEGGRQLQDGVTQLGDGVNQLNGGLHDGAAAAPHIANTDSSANMFAEPVIMDIHNQEPSQIVRDGDRSHKEIAGGAGPVIVVMGAFLAAIVLWMLVRPLRGRESGSRWRRAARPVLRGSGIGLACGIAAAAAAAVYASSIGWAPHQWPAMAAVVALVGITAALTTQLFVVLFGRVPGSIAAFAFFMFQTFAFGGVFPSGTTPSAFKPFEVIAPMTYARRAVVRADIALYDQMFWVSILMLLLMISGSVALMIGLRHARNQLTDQSLGTEELVPQPF from the coding sequence GTGGCTGACAAGTCGAAATCCCTTCCCGCGCGAATCGGCGCGAAAATCCGCAGACCGACCGGGGCCAAGCTGACACAGTCGCTGATCGTGCTGGTACTCGTCGTACCGACGCTCGTCTCGGCCGTCTACATGTGGATCATGTGGGACCCCGAGCTGTATCTGAAGCACGTTCCGGTGGCCATCGCCACTGACGACACCGGAGCCGTCACCGACGGCCGGACCCAGAACATGGGCGCGGAGATCCTCGACAATCTCGCCACCGGCGGCGAACTGGAATTCCATCGGGTCAGCAGCGCCGAAGCCGACCGCGGACTGCGGGAGAACCGCTACGCCTTCGCCGTCGTCATCCCCGCGGACTTCACCCGCAATGTGCTGACCGTCACCGATCCCCAGCCCAAGCAGGCGCGAATCTCGGTGCTGTACAACGACTTCAACGGCACACTCGGCCCCGCTGTCGCCAACAGCGTGATAGCCGAGGCACAGCGTGAGATCACGAAGACCATCGGCCGCGGGTACGCCGGGCAGATACTCGTCGGCGTCAACAGCCTCGGTTCCGGACTCGGCGACGCCGCACAGGGGACGACACAGCTGGCGCTGGGTGTCGGTCAGCTCGCCGATGGCTCCGGGCAGTTGACGGCCGGTCTGCACAGTGCCGCCACCGGCGCCGCGCAACTGGCCACGGGAACCGCCGATCTGCACACCGGAGCGACCCAACTTGCTGCGGGCGCTGGCGAATTGGTCACCGGCACAAACCAATTGGGTACGGGAGCGGTGCAGATCCGCGACGGGGTGGACCAGATACTCACCCCCCTACTGGATCTCGCCAAGCCCGCGGGCACCCTCGCGGACAGTCTCGAACCGCTGCTGGAGCGATTGCAGGCCGATCCCGCGACCGCCGACGCCGCGACCCAGCTGAAGAGCCTGCTCGACCAGCTGAGCAGCACCAATCCGGATTCACTCGTCGGCCAGCTGAACCAATTACACGATGGCACAGCCGAATTGGCTCGCCAGCTGACCGATCCGAAGGCCGATTACCTCTCCGGAGTCCTCGCCCTCGCCGAGGGCACCGGCCAGCTGCGCGATGGTGCGACACAACTCGCGACCGGGGCCGGCGAACTCTCCACCGGGCTGGGGCAACTCGACGAAGGCGGCCGTCAACTCCAGGACGGCGTGACCCAACTCGGCGACGGCGTCAACCAGCTCAACGGCGGACTTCACGACGGCGCGGCGGCGGCCCCGCACATCGCGAACACCGACAGCTCCGCGAACATGTTCGCCGAGCCCGTCATCATGGACATCCACAATCAGGAACCGAGCCAGATCGTGCGGGACGGCGACCGCAGCCACAAGGAGATCGCCGGTGGCGCGGGCCCGGTCATCGTGGTGATGGGCGCCTTTCTGGCCGCCATCGTGCTGTGGATGCTGGTGCGCCCGTTGCGGGGTCGGGAGTCCGGATCGCGGTGGCGCCGCGCCGCCCGTCCGGTATTGCGCGGCAGCGGTATCGGCCTGGCCTGCGGAATCGCGGCGGCGGCCGCGGCGGCGGTCTACGCGAGTTCGATCGGCTGGGCGCCACACCAGTGGCCGGCCATGGCAGCGGTCGTAGCCCTGGTGGGAATCACCGCCGCCCTGACCACCCAACTGTTCGTCGTCCTGTTCGGCCGAGTGCCCGGTTCGATCGCCGCTTTCGCGTTCTTCATGTTCCAGACCTTCGCCTTCGGCGGAGTATTCCCCTCCGGCACAACACCTTCGGCATTCAAACCGTTCGAGGTCATCGCGCCGATGACCTACGCCCGCCGCGCCGTTGTCCGCGCGGACATCGCCCTCTACGACCAGATGTTCTGGGTCTCGATTCTCATGCTGCTGCTGATGATCTCGGGATCGGTCGCCCTCATGATCGGCCTACGGCACGCTCGAAACCAGCTGACCGACCAATCCCTCGGCACGGAAGAGCTGGTCCCGCAACCGTTCTAG
- a CDS encoding putative quinol monooxygenase: MIAVIAEINVKPGTGAEFEAVVADLVTEIKANEPGNLTYQLVRSQTDPDHYRFFELYSDQAALEAHGKSAHFRAAGKLMAPLLAAPPKIEYFTAV, translated from the coding sequence ATGATCGCAGTCATCGCCGAGATCAACGTCAAGCCCGGTACCGGTGCCGAGTTCGAAGCCGTCGTCGCCGACCTCGTCACCGAGATCAAGGCCAACGAGCCCGGCAACCTCACCTACCAGCTGGTGCGTTCACAGACCGACCCCGACCACTATCGCTTCTTCGAACTCTATTCCGACCAAGCCGCTCTCGAAGCCCACGGCAAATCCGCCCACTTCCGCGCCGCCGGCAAGCTGATGGCCCCGCTGCTGGCGGCCCCGCCGAAGATCGAATACTTCACCGCGGTCTGA
- a CDS encoding DUF3000 domain-containing protein: MTPLDFRDGAAPTPEPEEPTGFRAAVDAMGTATVHPRIELAPIRPPQRLAPYSYALGAEVTRPDSNVVPVDSDGDAFGRLILLHDPDGQEAWHGVFRLVAYIQADIDSALAADPLLPEVAWSWLVDALDSRAPFTALGGTVTSTSSVRYGDIAGPPRAHQLELRASWTVGDTEMKPHVEAFCEVLAYAAGLPPAGVTRLDVRRGDGDSD; this comes from the coding sequence GTGACACCGCTCGACTTCCGCGACGGCGCCGCACCGACCCCGGAGCCTGAAGAACCCACAGGGTTCCGCGCCGCGGTCGATGCGATGGGGACCGCAACAGTGCATCCACGGATCGAGCTGGCTCCGATCCGCCCGCCGCAGCGCCTGGCGCCCTACTCCTACGCGTTAGGCGCGGAGGTCACTCGCCCGGACAGCAATGTGGTTCCCGTCGACTCCGACGGGGACGCGTTCGGCCGACTGATCCTGCTGCACGATCCGGACGGGCAGGAAGCCTGGCACGGGGTGTTCCGATTGGTCGCCTACATACAGGCCGATATCGACTCCGCGCTCGCCGCTGACCCGCTGCTGCCCGAGGTGGCTTGGAGCTGGCTCGTCGACGCGCTCGATTCGCGGGCGCCGTTCACCGCGCTCGGTGGCACCGTCACCTCGACCAGTTCGGTGCGATACGGCGATATCGCCGGACCACCGCGCGCGCATCAACTCGAGCTGCGGGCCTCCTGGACGGTCGGCGATACCGAGATGAAGCCGCATGTCGAAGCGTTTTGCGAGGTCCTCGCCTACGCGGCCGGACTCCCACCCGCGGGGGTTACCCGGCTGGATGTGCGGCGCGGCGACGGCGATTCGGACTAG
- a CDS encoding ribonuclease D encodes MSVPEEPEATAAVPLLAPVEGVPPVLDSAAEITDAARRLAAGTGPLAVDAERASGFRYSNRAYLIQLRRAGAGSFLIDPIPLDGDLEPLADAVNGLEWVLHSADQDLPGLAELGLYPERLFDTELGGRLAGYERVGLAAMVENLLGRELRKGHGAADWSTRPLPDEWLNYAALDVELLLELRDAVALELDEQGKTDWAAQEFEHVRNAEPSAPKSDRWRRTSGIHTLRKTRQLAIVRELWTTRDRLARLRDVAPARILPDSAIVAAANGEPKSIAQLRALPVFGGPRQRRYSREWLGAIERARALPESELPPLTQPFDGPPPVNRWERRDPSAAARLQRARSAMSDLSTEVSVPIENLLTPDLLRRMCWDGLPRTATNGDAPALIDDFLAAGGARDWQRELAVPRLVEALYPADDKDA; translated from the coding sequence ATGTCCGTACCAGAAGAGCCCGAAGCCACTGCCGCGGTACCGCTGCTCGCGCCAGTGGAGGGTGTGCCGCCGGTATTGGACAGTGCTGCCGAAATCACCGATGCCGCGCGCCGCCTGGCCGCCGGCACCGGACCTCTCGCGGTCGACGCCGAACGCGCCTCCGGATTCCGGTACTCCAATCGCGCCTATCTGATTCAGTTGCGGCGCGCCGGAGCCGGATCATTCCTGATCGACCCGATTCCGCTCGACGGAGACCTGGAACCACTCGCGGACGCGGTCAATGGACTGGAGTGGGTACTGCACTCCGCCGATCAGGATCTGCCCGGACTCGCCGAACTCGGGCTCTACCCGGAGCGACTCTTCGATACCGAACTCGGTGGACGACTCGCCGGATATGAGCGCGTCGGACTCGCTGCCATGGTGGAGAACCTGCTCGGACGGGAACTGCGCAAGGGACACGGGGCCGCGGACTGGTCCACTCGGCCACTGCCCGACGAATGGCTCAATTACGCGGCGCTCGATGTGGAATTGTTGCTCGAACTGCGGGACGCCGTCGCGCTCGAGCTCGATGAGCAGGGCAAGACCGACTGGGCGGCACAGGAATTCGAGCATGTGCGCAATGCCGAACCCTCGGCACCGAAATCGGATCGGTGGCGGCGGACCTCCGGGATTCATACGCTGCGCAAAACTCGGCAGCTCGCCATCGTGCGCGAACTCTGGACGACTCGAGATCGGCTGGCCCGGCTGCGCGATGTGGCACCGGCGCGGATTCTCCCGGATTCGGCGATCGTGGCGGCCGCCAATGGCGAGCCCAAGTCGATCGCGCAATTGCGAGCCCTTCCGGTTTTCGGCGGACCCCGCCAACGCCGCTACTCCCGCGAGTGGCTCGGCGCGATCGAACGCGCCCGCGCACTCCCGGAGAGTGAACTGCCACCGCTGACTCAGCCTTTCGACGGGCCGCCGCCGGTGAACCGGTGGGAACGCCGCGATCCGTCAGCAGCCGCTCGGTTGCAGCGCGCCCGCTCGGCCATGAGCGACCTCTCGACCGAGGTCTCCGTGCCGATCGAAAACCTGCTGACCCCCGACCTGCTGCGGCGCATGTGCTGGGACGGACTGCCCCGCACCGCCACCAACGGCGACGCGCCCGCCCTGATCGACGACTTCCTCGCCGCAGGCGGGGCACGCGATTGGCAGCGCGAACTCGCGGTACCCCGCCTGGTCGAGGCGCTCTACCCGGCGGACGACAAAGACGCGTAA
- the hemE gene encoding uroporphyrinogen decarboxylase, translating into MSTHTRRQLTDAPLLVAASGGVPHRRPVWFMRQAGRSLPEYRELRKGIGMLESCFDPELVCEITMQPVRRHDVDAAILFSDIVVPLKAAGIDLDIVPGVGPVVANPVRTVADVRALPRLRAEEVGAVTAGIGLLLDALGEVPLIGFAGAPFTLASYLVEGGPSKNHERTKAMMLGDPETWHQLLGVLTDITIEFLQAQIAAGVDAVQLFDSWAGALTLAQYREFVFPHSQRVFAEVASAGIPRIHFGVGTGELLGAMGEAGADVVGVDWRIPLNDAVRRVGPGKALQGNLDPAVLFAGSPAIESEVHRIAREADEAITLGAKGHIFNLGHGVLPNTDPEVITETVKLIHSLPTPL; encoded by the coding sequence ATGAGCACTCACACCCGCCGCCAGCTGACCGATGCACCCCTTCTAGTCGCCGCCTCCGGTGGCGTCCCGCATCGCCGTCCGGTGTGGTTCATGCGTCAGGCAGGGCGTTCACTGCCGGAGTACCGCGAACTGCGCAAGGGCATCGGCATGCTCGAATCATGCTTCGATCCGGAGCTGGTGTGCGAGATCACCATGCAGCCGGTCCGCCGCCACGATGTCGACGCGGCAATCCTGTTCTCGGACATCGTGGTTCCGTTGAAGGCCGCCGGGATCGATCTGGATATCGTGCCCGGCGTCGGCCCCGTGGTGGCGAACCCTGTTCGCACGGTGGCCGATGTGCGCGCGCTGCCGCGCCTGCGGGCCGAGGAAGTCGGCGCCGTGACCGCCGGAATCGGCCTGCTGCTCGACGCACTCGGCGAGGTTCCGCTGATCGGTTTCGCGGGCGCCCCCTTCACACTGGCCTCATATCTGGTCGAGGGTGGGCCGAGTAAGAATCACGAGCGCACCAAGGCGATGATGCTCGGCGATCCGGAGACCTGGCATCAACTACTCGGTGTGCTGACCGATATCACCATCGAATTCCTGCAGGCGCAGATCGCCGCCGGAGTGGACGCCGTGCAATTGTTCGACTCCTGGGCCGGAGCATTGACCCTGGCGCAGTACCGCGAATTCGTCTTCCCGCATTCACAGCGAGTCTTCGCCGAGGTCGCATCGGCCGGTATCCCGCGCATCCACTTCGGTGTCGGCACCGGAGAGTTGCTGGGCGCCATGGGCGAAGCCGGCGCCGATGTGGTCGGCGTCGACTGGCGAATCCCCCTCAATGACGCGGTCCGCCGAGTGGGCCCCGGAAAAGCCTTGCAGGGCAACCTCGACCCCGCCGTCCTCTTCGCCGGTTCCCCCGCAATCGAATCCGAAGTCCACCGCATCGCCCGCGAAGCCGACGAAGCAATCACCTTGGGCGCCAAGGGTCACATCTTCAACCTCGGCCACGGCGTTCTCCCCAACACCGACCCCGAAGTAATCACCGAAACAGTAAAACTGATCCACAGCCTCCCCACGCCGCTCTAA
- a CDS encoding HNH endonuclease signature motif containing protein: MNSGGTTALVSSASALLTAVDGLLDASLTPHSDEEFIEVMRVVETAIRKTEAVKHRFTVETGTRCLAARAGVSTPVKFLEQTLRLSHAEATGRWNTAKLVSPRVFPTGELGPVLPLVAEAQRAGAISADHTRHIVAALHKLPDTLPDEGKETAERILTDYARAGLPDVLPRLGNEILVRVHPDGELAAERDRQRLRGLSIGHQRVNGMSPVSGEITPALRAVLDPMLAKWARPGVCNPEDTDSPRSTADAVDRGVLAAAAKRDGRTAAQRNHDALLGFLRFGVDPAMLGSHRGLPVAAVLSMSVADVERGAGIATTATGGTLSVSEALRLAATASDSSTFVAVLDKAGAPIHLARVRRTSTASRGKAARTTGAASGAACSATPVTTRGAASAATGAVSASPAPGFTVTDLPLHLGENERLATGAQRLALIAAEKGCTRPGCTAPASLAAVHHITEWVKGGPTDIENLTLACDACHGLVHDGPGGWKTVVMGPDTDYPGHTGWIAPPHIDPSGTPQVNHRHHPGELTAATLARIHARDERERARLEEWLNARNTSHTRR; this comes from the coding sequence ATGAATTCGGGAGGGACCACCGCACTCGTGAGCAGCGCTTCGGCGCTGCTCACGGCGGTGGACGGCCTCCTGGACGCGTCCCTGACTCCGCATTCCGATGAGGAATTCATCGAGGTAATGCGGGTGGTCGAAACAGCGATCCGCAAAACGGAGGCCGTCAAACATCGTTTCACGGTCGAGACCGGTACCCGCTGCCTGGCCGCGCGTGCGGGTGTGTCGACCCCGGTCAAGTTCCTGGAACAAACCCTGCGCCTGTCCCATGCCGAGGCGACCGGGCGCTGGAACACCGCGAAGCTGGTGTCGCCCCGGGTGTTTCCCACCGGGGAACTCGGTCCGGTGCTGCCCTTGGTTGCCGAGGCTCAGCGTGCGGGTGCGATCTCGGCTGATCACACCCGGCACATCGTGGCCGCGTTGCACAAGCTTCCCGACACCCTCCCGGATGAGGGGAAGGAGACCGCGGAGCGGATCCTGACCGACTACGCGCGGGCGGGTTTGCCCGATGTCCTGCCGCGGTTGGGGAACGAGATCCTGGTCCGGGTGCATCCCGACGGGGAGTTGGCGGCCGAGCGTGATCGTCAACGTTTGCGTGGGTTGAGTATCGGGCATCAGCGGGTGAACGGGATGTCCCCGGTGTCGGGGGAGATCACTCCGGCGTTGCGTGCGGTGTTGGATCCGATGCTGGCCAAGTGGGCGCGCCCGGGCGTGTGTAACCCCGAGGACACCGACAGCCCTCGTAGCACCGCCGATGCGGTCGACCGTGGGGTGTTGGCGGCGGCGGCCAAGCGTGATGGCCGCACCGCCGCGCAACGCAATCATGATGCGCTGCTGGGTTTCCTGCGTTTCGGTGTGGACCCGGCCATGCTCGGCAGCCATCGTGGTCTGCCGGTCGCGGCGGTGTTGAGTATGTCGGTGGCCGATGTGGAGCGTGGTGCCGGTATCGCGACCACCGCGACCGGGGGCACCCTGTCGGTGTCCGAGGCGTTGAGATTGGCTGCCACCGCCAGCGATTCGAGTACTTTCGTGGCGGTGCTGGACAAGGCCGGGGCCCCGATCCACCTGGCCCGGGTCCGCCGCACCTCCACCGCGTCTCGCGGGAAGGCGGCCCGCACCACCGGCGCCGCATCCGGCGCGGCCTGTAGCGCGACACCGGTCACCACTCGTGGTGCCGCGTCTGCCGCGACCGGTGCCGTATCGGCCAGTCCCGCACCCGGTTTCACCGTCACCGACCTGCCCCTGCACCTGGGTGAGAACGAGCGCCTGGCCACCGGAGCCCAACGGTTGGCGTTGATCGCCGCCGAGAAAGGCTGCACCCGACCGGGATGCACCGCGCCCGCCTCGCTGGCGGCGGTGCATCACATCACCGAATGGGTCAAGGGCGGACCGACCGATATCGAGAACCTGACACTGGCGTGCGATGCCTGCCACGGCCTGGTCCACGACGGCCCCGGCGGATGGAAAACCGTGGTCATGGGCCCGGACACCGACTACCCCGGCCACACGGGGTGGATCGCACCCCCGCACATCGACCCGAGCGGCACACCCCAAGTGAATCACCGGCACCATCCGGGAGAGTTGACGGCCGCGACCCTGGCCCGTATCCACGCCCGTGACGAACGCGAGCGGGCACGGCTCGAGGAGTGGCTCAACGCCCGCAACACATCCCACACCCGGCGATAG
- a CDS encoding protoporphyrinogen oxidase, with translation MRIAIVGGGISGLVAAYRLRQSLGNSADLLLIDERDRLGGILRTKDLDGEPVDLGAEAFVGRRPEIPALMRELGIEDQLVYPAGKRPLVWSGGIGHRLPERTLMGIPADPESVAGLVDDETLARVSAEPTRPLVWERGSDVSVGALVAERFGEQVVRRSVDPLLGGVYAGTADSIGVRAALPTLAAALDGGAGSLTEAVRATLPPPSATPVFGGIRDGYQVLLDALRAAADVKVETGTAATRLTRTANGWQVDPIGAVDAVVLATPAPVTATLLRDVAPAASEIAAAIRLASSAVVAMTLPKETDLPDNSGILVATGEPLRAKAFTLSSRKWPHLAARGVALVRASFGRFGDDSLLDWQDAALVRAAVEDLTAVTGADIRPITTVVQRWRGGLPQYAPGHARLIAELRSATADLDGLALAGAYLGGVGVPACAASGTAAAARITARLT, from the coding sequence ATGCGAATCGCAATAGTCGGAGGCGGAATCAGCGGCCTGGTCGCCGCATACAGACTGCGCCAGTCACTGGGCAACTCAGCCGATCTGCTGCTGATCGACGAGCGCGACCGCCTGGGCGGCATCCTGCGGACCAAAGACCTCGATGGCGAACCCGTCGACCTGGGCGCGGAGGCATTCGTAGGCCGCCGCCCCGAGATCCCCGCACTGATGCGCGAATTGGGCATCGAGGATCAACTGGTTTACCCGGCGGGGAAACGTCCACTGGTGTGGTCCGGTGGCATCGGTCACCGACTGCCGGAGCGCACGCTGATGGGTATCCCCGCGGACCCCGAGTCGGTGGCTGGGCTGGTGGACGACGAGACCCTGGCACGAGTCTCCGCCGAGCCGACCAGGCCGCTGGTCTGGGAACGCGGCTCGGATGTCTCCGTCGGCGCGCTGGTGGCAGAGCGTTTCGGCGAGCAGGTGGTCCGGCGCAGTGTGGACCCGCTGCTGGGTGGCGTCTATGCCGGAACCGCCGATTCGATCGGTGTGCGCGCCGCCCTGCCGACTCTCGCGGCCGCATTGGATGGGGGAGCCGGGAGTCTGACGGAGGCTGTTCGCGCGACGCTTCCGCCACCGTCCGCTACTCCGGTGTTCGGTGGCATTCGCGACGGCTATCAGGTGCTCCTGGACGCGCTGCGCGCCGCCGCCGATGTGAAGGTCGAAACAGGCACTGCCGCAACCCGTCTCACCCGTACGGCGAATGGCTGGCAGGTTGATCCGATCGGCGCGGTCGATGCGGTGGTGCTGGCGACCCCCGCTCCGGTCACCGCCACTCTGCTGCGTGACGTGGCTCCCGCCGCCTCGGAGATCGCCGCCGCGATTCGGCTGGCCTCGTCGGCGGTGGTGGCGATGACATTGCCGAAGGAGACCGACCTCCCCGACAATTCCGGGATCCTGGTGGCGACGGGTGAACCTTTGCGTGCCAAGGCTTTCACGCTGTCGAGTCGGAAGTGGCCGCATCTGGCCGCTCGCGGTGTGGCGCTGGTTCGGGCCTCGTTCGGGCGGTTCGGCGACGACTCACTACTCGACTGGCAGGACGCGGCTCTGGTCCGGGCGGCGGTCGAGGATCTGACGGCGGTCACCGGAGCCGATATCCGCCCGATCACCACGGTGGTGCAGCGGTGGCGGGGCGGCCTGCCGCAGTACGCGCCCGGTCACGCCCGGCTGATTGCCGAGCTGCGTTCCGCCACAGCCGATCTCGATGGTCTGGCGCTGGCGGGCGCTTACCTCGGCGGTGTCGGTGTGCCTGCCTGCGCGGCCTCCGGTACCGCCGCCGCGGCGCGAATCACCGCGCGGTTGACCTGA
- a CDS encoding threonine/serine dehydratase, producing MQPTYGDVKAASDRISGQVRPVVLTPADTVGGAQVRLALEHLQYAGSFKARGAANFMLAHRESGTLPRVGVTIASGGNAGVACAWAARIVDSAATVFLPNSAPAVKLERLRGLGAQVLRGGDTYADAAAECERYAATTGALRSHAYDDLYIAAGAGTLLEEIVAQMPELDTVVVAVGGGGLFTGVATAAAHHGIRVVAVEPENCRAFNAGLEAGHPVDVPVESVAADSLGASRTSEMAIAAAGSAAFRSVLVTDEQIISARQSLWDDRRLAVEHAAGTALAALRSGAYIPDPGERIAVVICGANTDPGDLVTK from the coding sequence GTGCAACCCACTTACGGCGACGTGAAGGCGGCCAGCGACCGCATCTCGGGGCAGGTGCGGCCCGTGGTCCTCACCCCCGCCGATACCGTCGGCGGAGCACAGGTCCGGCTCGCACTCGAACACCTGCAATACGCGGGGAGCTTCAAAGCCCGCGGCGCGGCGAACTTCATGCTCGCGCATCGCGAGTCGGGGACGCTGCCCCGCGTCGGCGTCACCATCGCCTCCGGCGGTAACGCGGGCGTCGCATGCGCCTGGGCCGCACGCATAGTCGACTCGGCGGCAACGGTATTCCTGCCCAACTCCGCACCCGCGGTGAAGCTCGAGCGGCTGCGCGGACTCGGGGCTCAGGTGCTGCGCGGAGGCGATACTTACGCCGACGCGGCCGCCGAATGCGAGCGGTACGCGGCGACGACGGGGGCGCTGCGCTCACACGCCTACGACGACCTCTACATCGCGGCGGGTGCGGGGACACTGCTCGAGGAGATCGTCGCGCAGATGCCCGAACTCGATACGGTTGTGGTCGCGGTCGGCGGCGGCGGGCTTTTCACCGGAGTCGCGACAGCCGCTGCGCACCACGGCATTCGAGTGGTCGCCGTCGAACCCGAGAACTGCCGGGCCTTCAACGCCGGACTCGAAGCCGGGCATCCGGTCGACGTCCCGGTCGAATCCGTGGCCGCGGACTCACTCGGCGCGAGCCGCACCTCGGAGATGGCTATCGCGGCCGCCGGTAGCGCGGCCTTCCGCTCGGTGCTGGTCACCGACGAACAGATCATCTCGGCTCGTCAATCCCTGTGGGACGACCGCAGACTCGCGGTGGAGCATGCCGCGGGCACCGCGCTTGCCGCACTGCGATCCGGCGCTTACATTCCGGACCCGGGCGAACGGATCGCCGTGGTCATCTGCGGCGCCAACACCGACCCCGGCGACCTCGTCACCAAGTAA
- the hemQ gene encoding hydrogen peroxide-dependent heme synthase yields MARLDYKSLNDTIRYLMFSVFQVEPGVLGEDRAAAIKEARAFFDSLEDRGVVVRGIYDVAGMRADADFMIWWHAEKIEELQAAYADFRRITELGSASNPVWSNAALHRPAEFNKSHIPAFLAGEEPGNYICVYPFVRSYEWYLLPDEERRKMLADHGKAARDYPDVRANTVASFALGDYEWILAFEAPELHRIVDLMRDLRATEARLHVREEIPFFTGPRVEVEQLIAALP; encoded by the coding sequence ATGGCGCGACTCGACTACAAGTCCCTCAATGACACCATCCGCTACCTCATGTTCTCGGTGTTCCAGGTGGAGCCCGGTGTGCTGGGGGAGGATCGGGCGGCCGCCATCAAGGAGGCGCGAGCCTTCTTCGATTCGCTGGAAGATCGCGGAGTGGTGGTGCGCGGTATCTACGACGTGGCGGGTATGCGCGCCGACGCCGATTTCATGATCTGGTGGCATGCCGAGAAGATCGAGGAGTTGCAGGCCGCGTACGCCGATTTCCGCCGGATCACCGAGCTGGGTTCGGCGAGCAATCCGGTCTGGAGCAATGCGGCCCTGCATCGCCCGGCCGAGTTCAACAAGAGCCACATCCCCGCGTTCCTGGCGGGTGAGGAGCCGGGCAACTACATCTGCGTGTACCCGTTCGTGCGCTCCTACGAGTGGTACCTGCTCCCCGATGAGGAGCGTCGCAAGATGCTCGCTGATCACGGCAAGGCCGCCCGCGACTACCCGGATGTGCGGGCGAATACGGTGGCCTCGTTCGCGCTCGGCGACTACGAGTGGATTCTGGCCTTCGAGGCCCCGGAACTGCACCGCATCGTCGATCTCATGCGCGATCTTCGTGCCACCGAGGCCAGGTTGCATGTGCGCGAGGAGATCCCGTTCTTCACCGGCCCGCGCGTCGAGGTCGAGCAGCTGATCGCCGCTCTGCCGTAG